A single Drosophila ananassae strain 14024-0371.13 chromosome 3L, ASM1763931v2, whole genome shotgun sequence DNA region contains:
- the LOC6495762 gene encoding lysophospholipid acyltransferase 1 isoform X2 → MIEPPKFIDNDSYNGSRTFTWLADIVGLSVDLVNFLICQISALFLASLFRSVLHPSKVSSKLRHTFALSIGLAFGYFCFGPQAIHIAGLPAICYIVIRTQDPRIVQRAVLLVAMSYLLCIHLMRQLYDYGSYALDITGPLMIITQKVTSLAFSIHDGFVRPEEELTKAQKYHAIRKMPTALEYFSYVWHFQSILAGPLVFYKDYIEFVEGYNLLPPPTNGNIDNGKGEVVLEPSPTKAVIRKVIGSLVCAFIFMKFVKIYPVKDMKEEDFLEDTSMVYKFWYAMMATTCIRFKYYHAWLLADAICNNSGLGFTGYDKDGQPKWDLISNINVLSFEFSTNMRDAIQNWNCGTNRWLRTLVYERVPKKYGTLLTFALSAVWHGFYPGYYLTFATGAIVVTAARIGRRLFRHRFQSTQFTRMFYDILTCLITRVTLGYATFPFVLLEFMGSINLYLKFYLCLHIISLVTIFILPKYIRGESRSRQNNATVRLAGAGNVKDSAATEGASETALVAGNDLKENGEEEEMDKHAQSSSRAAAPAAAKSGEEARANVRSRRRKRSPRPVRDGPTVQQAEGEARGRNQKH, encoded by the exons ATGATTGAACCGCCGAAATTCATTGATAATGATTCTTACAACGGCAGCCGGACCTTTACCTGGCTGGCGGACATTGTGGGGCTGTCGGTTGATTTG gtaaactttttaatctgcCAAATATCGGCACTGTTTCTGGCCTCCCTCTTCCGATCGGTGCTGCATCCCTCGAAGGTGTCCAGCAAGCTCCGTCACACATTCGCTTTGTCGATCGGCCTCGCCTTTGGATACTTTTGTTTCGGTCCCCAGGCCATTCACATCGCAGGACTTCCGGCGATATGCTACATTGTTATTCGAACCCAGGATCCCCGCATTGTTCAGAG AGCCGTCTTGTTGGTGGCCATGAGCTACTTGCTGTGCATTCATCTGATGCGCCAGCTCTATGACTACGGATCCTATGCCCTGGACATTACCGGGCCCCTTATGATCATCACACAGAAGGTAACCAGCCTTGCCTTCAGCATTCACGATGGCTTTGTCCGCCCAGAAGAG GAGCTCACTAAGGCCCAGAAGTACCATGCTATTCGCAAAATGCCCACGGCCCTGGAATACTTCTCGTATGTGTGGCACTTCCAGAGCATTCTGGCCGGCCCGCTCGTCTTCTACAAGGATTACATCGAGTTCGTCGAAGGCTACAACCTGCTTCCTCCGCCCACTAAC GGCAACATAGACAATGGAAAGGGAGAGGTGGTGCTGGAACCATCGCCGACGAAGGCTGTGATACGAAAGGTCATTGGCAGTCTGGTGTGCGCCTTCATATTTATGAAATTCGTGAAAATATATCCTGTGAAAGACATGAAGGAGGAGGACTTCCTCGAGGACACGAGCATGGTGTACAAGTTCTGGTACGCCATGATGGCGACCACCTGCATCCGTTTCAAGTATTATCACGCTTGGCTCCTGGCCGACGCCATTTGCAACAACTCAGGTCTTGGTTTCACGGGCTACGACAAGGATGGCCAGCCCAAGTGGGATTTGATATCCAACATTAACGTCCTCTCTTTCGAG TTTTCGACAAACATGCGCGATGCCATCCAGAACTGGAACTGCGGCACCAACCGCTGGCTGCGAACACTCGTCTACGAGCGAGTGCCGAAGAAGTACGGCACTCTGCTCACCTTCGCCCTCAGCGCCGTCTGGCACGGCTTCTATCCGGGCTACTACCTGACCTTTGCTACCGGCGCCATTGTCGTGACAGCGGCCCGCATTGGCCGGCGACTATTCCGCCACCGCTTCCAGAGCACGCAGTTCACGCGGATGTTCTACGACATCCTCACCTGCCTGATCACACGGGTCACACTAGGCTACGCCACATTCCCATTCGTTCTGCTTGAATTTATG GGCAGCATCAACTTGTACCTGAAGTTTTATTTGTGCCTTCACATCATTTCACTAGTGACCATATTTATTTTACCCAAGTATATACGCGGCGAGAGCAGGAGCCGCCAGAACAATGCGACCGTGCGGCTGGCTGGTGCCGGCAATGTCAAGGATTCAGCAGCCACCGAAGGTGCTTCGGAGACAGCGCTGGTCGCTGGCAATGATCTCAAGGAGAatggggaggaggaggagatggATAAGCATGCTCAAT CATCATCCCGAGCAGCTGCTCCAGCAGCAGCCAAGTCAGGAGAAGAAGCCCGTGCTAACGTGCGCTCGCGACGCCGTAAGCGTTCCCCACGACCAGTGCGAGATGGACCAACTGTCCAGCAAGCTGAAGGAGAAGCTCGAGGCCGAAACCAAAAACATTGA
- the LOC6495762 gene encoding lysophospholipid acyltransferase 1 isoform X1: MIEPPKFIDNDSYNGSRTFTWLADIVGLSVDLVNFLICQISALFLASLFRSVLHPSKVSSKLRHTFALSIGLAFGYFCFGPQAIHIAGLPAICYIVIRTQDPRIVQRAVLLVAMSYLLCIHLMRQLYDYGSYALDITGPLMIITQKVTSLAFSIHDGFVRPEEELTKAQKYHAIRKMPTALEYFSYVWHFQSILAGPLVFYKDYIEFVEGYNLLPPPTNGNIDNGKGEVVLEPSPTKAVIRKVIGSLVCAFIFMKFVKIYPVKDMKEEDFLEDTSMVYKFWYAMMATTCIRFKYYHAWLLADAICNNSGLGFTGYDKDGQPKWDLISNINVLSFEFSTNMRDAIQNWNCGTNRWLRTLVYERVPKKYGTLLTFALSAVWHGFYPGYYLTFATGAIVVTAARIGRRLFRHRFQSTQFTRMFYDILTCLITRVTLGYATFPFVLLEFMGSINLYLKFYLCLHIISLVTIFILPKYIRGESRSRQNNATVRLAGAGNVKDSAATEGASETALVAGNDLKENGEEEEMDKHAQCKVNTPTQQQLPAAELINKHTNRTIEQQTTKQSEQSNNVNLRPQHHPEQLLQQQPSQEKKPVLTCARDAVSVPHDQCEMDQLSSKLKEKLEAETKNIEEFIDKTVTETVSGIVEFKNDLMRDIEFPKLKLPGSNASNNGSVPLDSATVGGGLRKRNISSVHDNGTASPTPGNPQSEHHAVIEENGSAFLKKEIDVINAVVQQANVLPAVLSNGHAK, encoded by the exons ATGATTGAACCGCCGAAATTCATTGATAATGATTCTTACAACGGCAGCCGGACCTTTACCTGGCTGGCGGACATTGTGGGGCTGTCGGTTGATTTG gtaaactttttaatctgcCAAATATCGGCACTGTTTCTGGCCTCCCTCTTCCGATCGGTGCTGCATCCCTCGAAGGTGTCCAGCAAGCTCCGTCACACATTCGCTTTGTCGATCGGCCTCGCCTTTGGATACTTTTGTTTCGGTCCCCAGGCCATTCACATCGCAGGACTTCCGGCGATATGCTACATTGTTATTCGAACCCAGGATCCCCGCATTGTTCAGAG AGCCGTCTTGTTGGTGGCCATGAGCTACTTGCTGTGCATTCATCTGATGCGCCAGCTCTATGACTACGGATCCTATGCCCTGGACATTACCGGGCCCCTTATGATCATCACACAGAAGGTAACCAGCCTTGCCTTCAGCATTCACGATGGCTTTGTCCGCCCAGAAGAG GAGCTCACTAAGGCCCAGAAGTACCATGCTATTCGCAAAATGCCCACGGCCCTGGAATACTTCTCGTATGTGTGGCACTTCCAGAGCATTCTGGCCGGCCCGCTCGTCTTCTACAAGGATTACATCGAGTTCGTCGAAGGCTACAACCTGCTTCCTCCGCCCACTAAC GGCAACATAGACAATGGAAAGGGAGAGGTGGTGCTGGAACCATCGCCGACGAAGGCTGTGATACGAAAGGTCATTGGCAGTCTGGTGTGCGCCTTCATATTTATGAAATTCGTGAAAATATATCCTGTGAAAGACATGAAGGAGGAGGACTTCCTCGAGGACACGAGCATGGTGTACAAGTTCTGGTACGCCATGATGGCGACCACCTGCATCCGTTTCAAGTATTATCACGCTTGGCTCCTGGCCGACGCCATTTGCAACAACTCAGGTCTTGGTTTCACGGGCTACGACAAGGATGGCCAGCCCAAGTGGGATTTGATATCCAACATTAACGTCCTCTCTTTCGAG TTTTCGACAAACATGCGCGATGCCATCCAGAACTGGAACTGCGGCACCAACCGCTGGCTGCGAACACTCGTCTACGAGCGAGTGCCGAAGAAGTACGGCACTCTGCTCACCTTCGCCCTCAGCGCCGTCTGGCACGGCTTCTATCCGGGCTACTACCTGACCTTTGCTACCGGCGCCATTGTCGTGACAGCGGCCCGCATTGGCCGGCGACTATTCCGCCACCGCTTCCAGAGCACGCAGTTCACGCGGATGTTCTACGACATCCTCACCTGCCTGATCACACGGGTCACACTAGGCTACGCCACATTCCCATTCGTTCTGCTTGAATTTATG GGCAGCATCAACTTGTACCTGAAGTTTTATTTGTGCCTTCACATCATTTCACTAGTGACCATATTTATTTTACCCAAGTATATACGCGGCGAGAGCAGGAGCCGCCAGAACAATGCGACCGTGCGGCTGGCTGGTGCCGGCAATGTCAAGGATTCAGCAGCCACCGAAGGTGCTTCGGAGACAGCGCTGGTCGCTGGCAATGATCTCAAGGAGAatggggaggaggaggagatggATAAGCATGCTCAATGTAAAGTCAACACGCCAACACAACAGCAGCTACCAGCCGCTGAGCTTATTAATAAACACACAAACCGCACAATCGAACAACAAACAACCAAGCAATCCGAGCAATCGAACAATGTTAACCTTCGCCCACAGCATCATCCCGAGCAGCTGCTCCAGCAGCAGCCAAGTCAGGAGAAGAAGCCCGTGCTAACGTGCGCTCGCGACGCCGTAAGCGTTCCCCACGACCAGTGCGAGATGGACCAACTGTCCAGCAAGCTGAAGGAGAAGCTCGAGGCCGAAACCAAAAACATTGAGGAATTTATCGATAAGACTGTAACCGAGACCGTTAGCGGCATTGTTGAGTTCAAGAACGATCTGATGCGGGACATTGAGTTCCCCAAACTGAAGTTGCCCGGCAGCAATGCCAGCAACAACGGTTCCGTTCCTCTCGACTCAGCAACTGTTGGCGGCGGTCTGCGCAAACGTAACATATCCTCTGTCCATGACAATGGAACAGCATCACCGACACCTGGTAATCCTCAATCGGAGCATCATGCCGTCATCGAGGAGAACGGCTCTGCGTTTTTGAAGAAGGAGATCGATGTGATTAATGCGGTGGTGCAGCAGGCCAATGTCCTGCCGGCGGTGCTTAGCAATGGTCATGCCAAATAG
- the LOC6495763 gene encoding putative methyltransferase C9orf114 — translation MKTMPAAPASSNNGKSTEPHKSWKKVNEERKALKRQRKQEKLLKELQQAKEAESQAEDAAKEAAINKSKANPSTLSIAVPGSILENAQSAELRAYVAGQIARAACIFRVNEVIVFDDVGIATARETKRSYEQDENGGGTGTVRSSSLQLARILQYLECPQYLRKYFFPLHKDLKYSGLLNPLDTPHHLRQQSKFRYREGVICDKKAKEGHSYANVGLLNDVLVDKAVEPGVRVTVKMDPPSETTRKQRGSLVSPDEPRRETGVYWGYQVRIAHSLSEIFTKSPYETGYDVTLGTSDRGTNVHEVPSRSYSYKHMLIVFGGLQGLESALANDEKLTVDDPELLFDHYVNVLPRQGSRTIRTEEALLIALAALQEKLQPEVADVETDLSDLLPKSEDTGIAVRRDALVSKKQKKRKQMEQETPDDVPVEEPAPILTPKVARKTPNPFTDPSETPETTTTAADDDFEVVSSTTVPGKQQTSANDNDLSRFD, via the exons ATGAAAACCATGCCTGCAGCGCCTGCATCCAGTAACAACGGCAAGTCCACGGAGCCGCACAAATCCTGGAAGAAGGTGAACGAGGAGCGGAAGGCGCTGAAACGACAGCGCAAGCAGGAGAAGTTATTGAAGGAGCTGCAGCAGGCCAAAGAGGCAGAATCCCAGGCGGAGGATGCCGCCAAAGAAGCAGCAATCAACAAATCCAAGGCCAATCCATCTACGCTGAGCATAGCAGTTCCGGGATCCATCCTGGAGAACGCCCAATCCGCGGAATTACGGGCTTATGTGGCCGGACAGATAGCCCGTGCTGCCTGCATATTTCGGGTGAACGAGGTGATCGTCTTCGATGATGTAGGCATAGCCACGGCACGGGAAACAAAACGCAGCTACGAACAGGATGAGAATGGTGGTGGCACCGGCACGGTTAGGAGCAGCTCTCTGCAGCTGGCCCGCATCCTGCAGTATCTGGAGTGCCCGCAATATTTGCGCAAATACTTCTTTCCCCTGCACAAGGACCTGAAATACTCCGGCCTGCTTAATCCCCTGGACACGCCGCACCATCTCCGACAGCAGAGCAAGTTCCGCTACCGCGAGGGTGTCATCTGCGATAAGAAGGCGAAGGAAGGACATAGTTACGCCAATGTGGGACTTCTCAACGATGTTCTGGTGGACAAGGCCGTTGAACCGGGAGTTCGAGTGACTGTAAAGATGGATCCTCCAAGTG AAACTACGAGAAAGCAACGAGGCAGCCTGGTCAGTCCAGACGAGCCTCGACGGGAAACAGGCGTCTATTGGGGCTATCAGGTTCGCATTGCCCATTCCCTGTCGGAAATCTTCACCAAATCCCCTTACGAGACCGGCTACGATGTGACCCTGGGAACCTCGGATCGTGGAACGAACGTGCATGAGGTGCCCAGCCGCTCCTACAGCTACAAGCATATGCTGATTGTTTTTGGCGGCTTGCAAGGCTTGGAATCCGCCCTGGCTAACGACGAGAAGCTGACGGTGGATGATCCTGAGCTCCTCTTTGATCATTATGTCAACGTCCTGCCCCGCCAAGGATCCCGGACCATTCGGACAGAGGAGGCTCTGCTAATTGCTTTGGCGGCCCTGCAGGAAAAACTGCAACCGGAGGTGGCCGACGTCGAGACGGATCTAAGCGACCTGCTGCCGAAGAGCGAGGACACGGGCATCGCCGTGAGACGAGATGCTTTGGTTagcaaaaagcaaaagaagcGAAAGCAGATGGAGCAGGAAACCCCTGACGATGTCCCTGTGGAAGAACCTGCCCCAATTCTCACTCCCAAAGTAGCTCGAAAGACACCCAACCCCTTCACAGATCCTTCCGAAACCCCTGAGACAACCACCACAGCAGCAGATGATGATTTCGAAGTGGTGTCCTCCACGACAGTGCCTGGAAAACAACAGACGAGTGCCAATGACAATGACTTGAGTCGATTTGATTGA
- the LOC6494868 gene encoding activating signal cointegrator 1 complex subunit 1 gives MSRDVLAPPLQKMSHGRNYRVNVVHDDFGGSKWNGLNKKSKTDVKGYQEPDLYGDDDDEEDPAANDIVETLNGGYELALPVPKSFYGGLIGMKGNTKRRIEEEAKCEIYVPRQNEKSNEVIIRAKERSQVCAAMRRIRHITASLRQKMKPTHFLAVALNSGEVKDNFIELKKKILEADLPGIDETLFISESSIHLTLGVYVLLDDAERKRALEELETCRSLLENLVTPFDLKMKGLEIMNDDPSATRVLYASVEAPELQKFSDQCLGHLQTTGLCATDNQTRDSVKLHMTVMNNRYRQEVKTCENSFDAREILKRFGDYDFGSAKCQALHLCVLKSRGEDGFYKITGSLEF, from the exons atgAGTCGCGACGTTCTTGCTCCACCTTTGCAAAAAATGAGCCATGGCCGAAACTACCGCGTTAATGTGGTGCACGATGATTTTGGCGGAAGCAAGTGGAACGGTCTCAATAAGAAGTCCAAGACCGATGTTAAGGGGTACCAGGAACCAG ATCTCTATGGAGATGATGACGACGAAGAGGACCCGGCCGCCAACGATATTGTGGAAACGCTAAACGGCGGGTATGAGCTGGCCTTGCCTGTCCCAAA ATCTTTCTACGGTGGGCTAATTGGCATGAAGGGCAACACCAAGCGTCGGATCGAGGAGGAAGCCAAATGTGAGATCTATGTGCCCCGCCAGAATGAGAAGTCCAACGAAGTTATAATCAGAGCCAAGGAACGCAGCCAAGTGTGCGCTGCTATGCGTCGCATTCGTCACATTACTGCCTCGCTGCGTCAGAAGATGAAGCCAACCCACTTTTTGGCTGTGGCCCTCAATTCTGGTGAAGTCAAGGATAACTTTATAGAGCTTAAG AAAAAAATACTGGAAGCCGATTTGCCAGGAATCGATGAAACTCTCTTCATCTCGGAAAGCAGCATCCACCTCACCTTGGGCGTTTATGTGCTCCTCGACGATGCCGAACGTAAAAGAGCTCTCGAAGAGCTTGAAACTTGCCGTTCTTTGCTTGAAAACCTAGTCACTCCATTCGATCTGAAGATGAAGGGTCTGGAGATCATGAATGATGATCCGAGTGCAACTCGGGTATTGTACGCCAGCGTCGAGGCACCCGAGTTGCAAAAGTTTTCAGATCAGTGCTTGGGCCACTTACAGACCACCGGTCTCTGTGCCACGGACAACCAAACAAGGGATTCCGTCAAGCTGCACATGACCGTGATGAACAATCGCTATCGCCAGGAGGTGAAGACGTGCGAGAATAGCTTTGATGCTCGCGAAATCCTGAAGCGGTTCGGAGACTATGATTTCGGCTCAGCCAAATGCCAGGCATTGCACTTGTGCGTCTTGAAGTCGCGTGGCGAGGATGGTTTCTACAAGATAACCGGATCTCTAGAGTTCTAA